A stretch of Natator depressus isolate rNatDep1 chromosome 2, rNatDep2.hap1, whole genome shotgun sequence DNA encodes these proteins:
- the LOC141983503 gene encoding GTPase IMAP family member 4-like — MVLLAPPTRQLVEFPPSQGNGDQYPGKPERKIILAGKIGAGKSATGNTILGQKVFDSRLSAKPVTEKCVKGSRSWNGREVVVIDTSAILDTKVPDEETSQEICRCVVLSSPGPHALVLVTQLGRYTEEDEDAVRRVQEIFGANVMKHVIILFTRKEDLGDGSLSDYVTHSDNRDLQRLIDECGNRYCAFNNKATGAEQDAQVEELMGLMERMVQENGGRYTNETYQYVEKMFQSNMDELPKMYREEMERKREEITQRFTENCKKIKEESNLREEELKEKLEKQEKDKEDAFLQLKQMEQKEMEAMEQKLLKELEGKQKCYEEKQKQTREEAENSYNTDSTVNCRSESSSMSGRRPQKPGPCTSSSSSMAVPPPAWTVIPSIQPSAFPVQRCASRSHTLVQIGTAVGEPGSSPSERGWGRYSHVGGAADTGRWFLRMADRRSPAFPTVVPSRALKLR; from the exons ATGGTCCTCCTGGCTCCGCCCACCAGGCAGCTTGTGGAGTTCCCTCCAT CCCAAGGCAATGGTGACCAATACCCTGGAAAACCTGAACGGAAAATCATCCTTGCTGGTAAAATTGGAGCTGGGAAAAGTGCAACAGGGAACACCATCCTGGGCCAGAAAGTGTTTGACTCCAGACTCAGTGCAAAGCCAGTAACTGAGAAATGTGTTaaagggagcaggagctggaATGGGAGGGAGGTGGTGGTTATTGATACTTCTGCCATTTTGGACACAAAGGTACCCGACGAAGAAACCTCCCAGGAGATCTGTCGCTGTGTTGTGCTCTCCTCTCCAGGCCCCCACGCCCTGGTGCTGGTGACCCAGCTGGGCCGTTACACTGAGGAAGATGAGGATGCCGTGCGGCGAGTGCAAGAGATTTTTGGAGCTAATGTAATGAAGCATGTCATTATCTTATTCACCCGAAAGGAAGATTTAGGGGATGGCTCTTTGAGTGACTATGTAACACATTCGGATAACAGAGATCTTCAAAGGCTGATTGATGAGTGTGGGAACCGATACTGCGCTTTCAACAACAAAGCAACAGGAGCAGAACAGGATGCCCAGGTTGAAGAGCTGATGGGATTGATGGAGAGAATGGTACAGGAGAATGGAGGCCGATATACAAATGAGACTTACCAATATGTTGAGAAGATGTTCCAATCAAACATGGACGAGTTACCAAAAATGTACAGGGAAGAgatggaaagaaagagagaagaaataaCACAGCGCTTTACAGAGAACTGTAAGAAGATAAAGGAAGAGTCAAACCTGAGAGAAGAGGAATTAAAGGAAAAACTTGAAAAGCAGGAGAAGGATAAAGAAGATGCTTTCCTGCAGCTGAAGCAGATGGAACAAAAAGAAATGGAAGCCATGGAGCAAAAGCTGCTGAAAGAGTTGGAAGGAAAACAGAAATGttatgaggaaaaacaaaaacaaaccagagaAGAAGCTGAGAATAGTTATAACACA GACTCGACAGTGAATTGCCGCagcgaaagcagcagcatgtcgggCCGTCGCCCCCAGAAGCCAGGGCCCtgcaccagcagctcctccagcatggctgtgCCGCCCCCAGCCTGGACAGTCATCCCGTCCATTCAGCCGTCTGCGTTTCCTGTCCAGCGGTGTGCAAGCCGCTCGCACACACTAGTGCAAATAGGGACAGCTGTCGGTGAGCCTGGTTCCAGCCCCAgtgagcggggctgggggcggtacagccacgTCGGAGGAGCTGCCGACACGGGGCGCTGGTTCCTGAGAATGGCGGACCGACGTTCTCCTGCTTTCCCCACTGTGGTTCCCAGCAGAGCCCTGAAGCTTCGCTAA